The Dehalococcoidales bacterium genome includes the window TGACGCTCACTTTCTCAACGTTCAGGGTGATATTGGCGTCCTTCATCATATCCTGCAGCGCTGTCGGGACATCCATAGGCATGGAGTCCACAATCCACAGGGTGATTTCTATACCCTGGGGATGGCCGGCGGCCGTCAGGAGGTCCTTGGCCGCCTGGATATCATAAGGATAACCGACACAGGTGGGGTCCATGTAGGGAGGAATGCAGAATTCCTGGTTGGTGGCTTCACCGTAGCCGTAAGTGAACGCATCTACCAGCGCCTGCTTGTTAATGGAATGCTCTACGGCGCGGCGGATATTGACATCGGCTAGAAGTGAATCCGAGTTCTTGCTGGAGGGAATCAGGCACATATTGAAGACCATATCGGTGGAGGTGACGATGTCAAAACCGTCGTTGATGAGGCCTTCGGCGTCCTGCGCCTGTACGCCGATAGTGTCCAGCTGCCCGGACTTGTACGCCAGCAGGGCGACTGTCGCATCAGGAATAATATTGTAGTCGACGCCATCGAGGTAAGGCTTGCCTCTCCAGTAGTCGTCATTGCGGTCGTAAACCAGTTTCTGGTCGCGGACGAACTCGGTCAGTTTGAAGGGGCCGGTACCTATTACGTGGGTCATTTTCCAGTCGGACGTTTGATTCTGCAGCGCCGTGGGGGAGAACATCATGACGCTCCAGAAACTGGCCAGACTCTTGGCGGCGCCCCAGTCCCACTTTCCGTCTTTGAAGTTCAACTTGATGGTGTAATTATCGATTATTACACAGTCCTGGACGGACAGCATGTTAGGCCACATGGTGCTATTGATGCCGGTGTCCAGGTTGTACTTGGCGGCGTCAGCATTGAAGGGCGTGCCGTCCGTGAAGCTGATGCCCTGGCGCAGTTTCAGCGTGATTGACGAACCGTCATCAGCTATTATGATTTCTTCTGCCAGCCAGGGTTTCAGGTTGCCGTCCGCGCCGACGATGACCAGCGGCTCTACTACCAGGAAGGAGAAAGCCGCATCAGCCGGGCCGGCGGAAACCATGGGATCGCCGATATTGGCGATGTTGCCGGTGGCCTGTAATTGGAGACGTCCGCCTGCTTTACCGCCATCCGGTTTGGCCAGGCTGCCTAGGTTGGGTAATCTTGCATCTGTGGGCGCGGGGGTGGTAGTGACTGCCGGTGTTGTGGTTGTAGGAGGTTTGCTGGTGGTGGTTTCTGCTTTTTTGCAGCCGACAAGAACGAGACCGAATATCAAAATAACTGCCAAGGTAAGAAAGATTAATCTTTTCATTATTTCCTTTCACTCCTTTAGATATTTTAGTGACCCGTTCTTTTTTTTATGCAGGCATCCATCACCTCCTTTAATTTTAAGACTTCTTACAGCCACCCGGGATAACCGCCTCCTTCTACGACAACCTGGATTTTGCCAGGAGCGGCGAGTTTAACCTTTCCTTAACATCTGATTTTGGCAGAATAATACATCTATACTCTCACCTTGTCAAGTAATTTCCTAATGGCGTTTTTTTATTTTTTTTTAAGCCTTCCGCAGCCTAGCCGCCGGTCATCGGCACCAGCAGCGCGATACGGTCACCCTCACGGAGCATGAAGTCCTGGCCGTCAAAGTAAAAACGCCCGTTGATATTGAACTTGTATAGCTCCGCCAGCCGGTTTTCCCCCCGGCGTATTACCGGCCCTTCCAGAGACGGCACCTTTTTCTTCAGCGCGGCAACCACTTCCGCCATGCCGGCGCCGTCACTCAACTCCACCTCCGCCTCCCTGAGCTCCGTGATTTCCCTGGGGAGCCCGTACATCGGAATAATGCATTTGAACATAGCTTGTTTTCCTGACCTTTTCTGAGACTGATTTGACGGGTTTATTATTCTAACACCCCATTACCACCAGGTCAACGTTTTTCAATAAAACGATTGTGTCCGCCGGTGATGAAAAGGCGCTCGTTCCCGGTGTTATGGTATAATACCAAATTATGTACAACCCGGAATACACCCGTACTTTTTATAATGCCTACGGCCCCGCCGAGTGGGCGCGACTGGAAGCCACGGCCTACGGGCGGCTCCAGGCGGTTATCCACGAGGACTTTATCCGGCGCTACCTGAAACACGGCGACCGCGTCCTGGATGCCGGGAGCGGGCCGGGGCGGTTCAGCATCTTGGCCGCCAGGGCCGGAGCCAGGGTCACCGCCCTGGATATTTCCGATAAGCAGCTGGAGATTGCCGGGCAGAAAATAGCGGAGTCCGGCCAGACGGCGGGCATCGAGCGCTGTGTCCGGGCGGATATCTGCGACCTTTCCCTGTTCCCGGACGGGCGGTTCGATATGGTCATCTGCTTCGGCGCGGTGCTGACCTACGTTTGTGAAAAACGGCGTCAGGCGGCGGCGGAACTGGTGCGCGTCACCCGGCCGGGCGGCGTTATCCTGGTGGGGGTGGGGAGCAAGCTCGGGGCGGTACAGGGAGTGGCGCAGCAGCCGGATCTGGTCACGTTAAAGGAACCGGATAAGCCCACGGACCACGGCCCGGCGCTATGGGATGTTTTGGCATCCGGCGACCTCTCCGGCTTTCCTTCAAGGGCCGCCGGTATGATGCATGCCCCCATGCACCTTTTCACCGCAGCGGAGCTGCAAGCGCTTTTTACGGGATGTGAAATACTGGAAACGGCCGGCTCCAACGTGGCGCTGCGCGAATACGCGCCGTCCAACGAACGGGTGGCCGCCGACCCCGCCGCCTGGGCGGCGGTGGTGGAGCTGGAAAAGAAAATCAACCACGACCCCGGCCTGGTAAACTGCGGCAGCCATATCATCATGGCCGTGAGGAAAAAGCCTTAATACATAAACCATTCCGGCGAAAGTAGTATACCCCGTATTTATCGGGGCCGGAATCTAGGCATTACCTTCAGCACATGCTTGACGTGTAAAAGCAAAAACTAAACCACTAACCATACCGGCGAAAGCCGGTATCCAGGTATTACCCTTCAGTATATACTTGACGTTTATAAGACAATAATTTAGTTTTATTGTTATTGCGGTATGAACAATTACTACGTATATATATTAGCCAATAAGCGTAACGGGACGCTTTACGTAGGTGTTACCAACGACCTTCTAAGGCGTATCTACGAGCATAAAAACGATTTTGTTAAAGGATTTTCCAGTAAATACGGAGTTCACAATCTTGTTTATTATGAACAATGTGATAATCACGATGCCGCATTGGCCAGGGAAAAACAAATCAAAGAATGGCAAAGAAAGTGGAAGCTGGAATTGATTGAGAAGGCAAATCCGCTTTGGCAGGATTTATATGACAGACTCATTACCGGCGAGTGAGTTACTCGGTCAATGAATAATAGTAATCATAGCTATAAACCATACCGGCGAAAGTAGTATACCCCGTATTTATCGGGGCCGGTATCCAGGTATTAACTTCCGGCTGCATTTTGACGTAAATTCAACTGATGCTGTTCTATCTGGATACCGATTTGCATCGGTATTGTTAAGAAAAATACCCTACCCCGTCATGTCCGGCGAGCTCAGCGTCTGGTACATCTTGTAGTACAGCCCCTGCTTCGCCAGCAGCTCCTGGTGCGAGCCTTCCTCCGCTATTTTCCCCTGGGACAGCACGATAATGCGGTCGGACTCCGTCACGGTGGACAGCCGGTGCGCAATCGTTAAAGTGGTGCGCCCCCGGGTCAGCTTGCGCAAGGCGCGCTGCATGATGCGCTCCGTATTGGTATCTATATTAGATGTAGCCTCGTCCAGTATCAAAATCCGCGGGTCGGCCAGTATCGCCCGCGCCATGCAGATAAGCTGCCGCTGTCCGGCGCTCAAATTGACCCCCCGCTGCCCCACCAGCGTATCGTAGCCCTTGTCCAGCCGGCTGATAAAGCCGTGCGCGCCCACCATTTTAGACACGTCCATCACCTGCTGGTGGTCCGCCTCCAGCCGCCCGAACTTGATATTCTCCTCGATGCTGCCGGAAAAGAGAATGGGGTCCTGCGGCACGATGCCTATTTGCCGCCGCAGTGATTGCTGGGTCACGTCGCGCACGTCATAGCCGTCCACGGTCACCGACCCCCTGGTCGTCTCGTAAAAGCGCGCGGCCAGGCTGACCAGGCTGCTCTTGCCCGACCCCGTTTGCCCCACGATGGCTACCGATTCGCCGGGCTTGACCGTCAGGCTGATATCGTGCAGCACGTCTTTGTCTTTTTCGTAGGCGAAGGTTATATTCTGGAACTTTATCTCGCCCTTCACCGGCGGCAGCTCCACGGCGTCCGGTTTGTCCCTGATTTCCGGCACCACGTCCAGCAGCTCGAAGATGCGCGCCCCGGAAGCCATGGCCCGCTGCAGCTCCGTGTACTGCATGGAAAGCTCCAGGACGGGGTCGAAGAACCTTTGTACGTAGAGCAGGAAGCTGGTCAGTACGCCGATGCTCATGCCCCCGTCGAGCGCCAGCAAGCCTCCGGCGATGATGACCACGGCGAAAGACACGCCGGTGGAAATCTGCACCATCGGCATTATCAGCGCTTCCAGCTTGACCGCAGTGACGTTGGCGTCCAGGTGCGCCCGGTTTACCTGGTCGAACTGCTCCATGTTCTCTTCTTCCCGGGAGAGGCTCTGTATCACCCGCACCCCCGCCATGTCCTCCTGGAGTTGGGAGTTGACGATGGCTATTTTCTGCCGCACCTGGATAAAAGCCTGCCGGGCGTACTTCTGCCAGATGGCGGTCATGATAATCATTACCGGGATAACGGTCAGCGTGTATAAAGCCAGCCGCCAGTCCATGGCCATCATGATAGCCGCTATGCCCACCAGCGTCAGCACGCTGGTTAAAAGCGTTAAGATGCCCTGGGTGACCAGCTCCTGTATCTGGGAAACGTCATTCTGCACGCGGGACATCAGCTTGCCCACCTTGGAGCGGTCGAAGAAGCTCAGGGAAAGCCGCAGCAAATGGTCGAACATCTCCGTGCGCATGCGGTAGATGATGGACTGCCCGGCGTAAGCCAGGTAAGCGTTTTCCAGGTACTGCCCGCCCCAGGTGAGGAAAGCGGTCAGCAGGAAATAAAGGACGATAATCAGCGTCCCGTGCATATCGCCCGCTATGATATGGTCGGTGCCGATGCCCACCAGGTACGGCGCCGCCAGCATGGCCAGCGTGCGTACGAGCATGCCGCTGGCGCCGATGGCTATCCAGCCCTTGACCGGCCGCAGATATCTGGGCAGCTTGCCTATAACGCGGCTGTCATAGACCTTGCCCAGCGCCTCGTCCGCATCAAAGCGGTCGCCGGGACGTCCCCCGCCGCCGCCGGGTCCTCCGCGCATCATGGCATTTCCTCCGCTGCCTCGTCGATAATGTCTTTATTCAGGGAAAGCTGTGATTCGTACAGCTTTTGATAAATGCCGCCCCGCGCCATCAGTTCGTCGTGGGTGCCCTTTTCCGCCAACTCGCCGTCCTGGAGCATCAGGATAACATCGGCGTTGCGGATGATGGGCAGGCGGTGCGTTATAATAAAGGTCGTCCGGTTTTTAATGAGCTGGTCCAGCGCCTGGCGGATGAGCTTTTCCGTGGCCGCGTCCACGCTGGCGGTGGAATCGTCCAGGATAAGGATGCTCGGGTTTACCAGCAGCGTGCGGGCGATGGACAAACGCTGTTTTTCCCCGCCGGAAAGCGTATCGCCCCGCTCCCCCACCCAGGTATCGTACCCCTCCGGCAGCGCCTGGATAAACTGGTGCAGGTTGGCCGCCTTGGCCACCGTGATTATCTCGTCCATCTTGGCGTTCACCGCGCCGTAGGCTATATTGTCTTTAATCGTGGCGGAAAACAGAAAAACGTCCTGCTGCGCCGCCACCACGTTCTTGCGCAGGGAAGTCAGGGTGACATCGCGCACGTCCACGCCGTCCACCAGTATTTTGCCGTCGGTCACATCATAGAACCGCGCCAGCAGATTGGCGATGGTGCTTTTGCCGCTCCCGGACCGCCCCAGCAAAGCCACCAGCTGCCCCGGCTGCACCTCGAAGCTGACATGCTTCAGCGCCGCGGACATGGTGTTGTAGCTGAAGCTCACGTCCTGGAAGGATACCTGCCCCTTGAGCCTCCCCAGCTGGATGGCGTGCGGCTTTTCCGTGACCTCGGACCTCGTGTCCAGGATTTCCAGGATGCGCTGCCCGGCGGAAATCGTCCGGGAATAGAGGTTTACTATCATCCCCAGCCGGCGGATGGGCATGGCCAGCATCCCGATGTACAGGATGAACTGGGTCACCTGCCCGATGCTCATGCTGCCGTTAATCACCTGCTGCCCGCCGTACCATAATATAATGGCGGTGGGGATGGTGAAGAGCAGCCCCATGGTGGGGGCGTTAACCGCCATCAGCTTGGCGGCGTGCACCTGCTCGTCGGAGAGGACGGTGGCCTGTTTGGCGAACTGGCGGTTATCTTCTTTCTCGTGGGAAAAAGCCTTGACCACGCCGATGCCCGCCAGGCTTTCTTCCAGCGTGGTGCCCATGGTGCCCATGACGGCCTGCACCTTGAGCCAGATAGGCCGTATGTTCCGGCCGAAGCTTATCGCCAGCCAGCCCACCGGCAGCACGAAGGCGAGGGTGAAAAGCGCCAGTTGCCAGTCGATAATCAGCAGCAGGTATGCCACCACCAGCACCATCAGGACTACCTGTACCAGGCCCAGCAGCCCCATGGAGACGAACATGCGCACCGCCTCGATATCCACCGTGGCGCGGGACATCAGCTGCCCCGTCTGGCTCTGGTCGTGGAAGGCGAAGCTCAAGCGCTGGATGCGCTCGTACAGGGCGTTGCGCATGGCGTAGGTGGCCTTCTGCGCCACGAACTCGATGAGGAAGCGCTGCCCGTAGCCGGACGCGCCGCGTACGATGCTCACGCCGATGATGGCCCCGGCGATTATCCAGATATAGCTGCGCGCTCCGTTGCGCAGAACGGAATCTATGCCGTCACCCAGCAGCCGGGGAATAGCCAGTCCCAGGCCGGTCTGGAGAACGATGCACAGGAAGGCCAGCCCCAGGATATACCAGTAGCCGCGCACGAACGTCAGCAGTCTGACAATTACTTTCATGAGAATGCACCCGGAATGCTGAAATTATACCGATATAACGTGATAGTATTTTACTCCTAAACAACTTATCCGTAAAGTATTTTCCGGCTGTAAAGCCAAAATTGTGACATTACTTTAACAAAATCCGCCCGGCTGTTTGTTTGGGGGAGCCTTATATCAACAAGGAATTAATTACTGTAATTCTTCCGCTCACCCTGAGCTTGTCGAAGGGTGAAATATATTTATTGCTGTGACTCTCTTCCGTTCCTCCCGCCCGGCTGTTTGTTTGGGGGTAAAGGGGATGTAAATTTCACCATGCCGGCACATACGGGAGTCCGGTGATTTTCACGATGCGATAATACCCGCGCCCCAGCTTTCCCCGGGACGGTTATTGAAAACGGGTTTATCCTTAACGGAAGGCGGCTCGCCCTTAAAGCTTTAGCGCGTCGGCCACGTCCCTCAGACCCAGCTCCCCCAGCCGCTTCCGACCCGGCCGGCCCGTTTTAGCGTCCCAGTCCATGGCCGTGAAATACTCTTTAATCATCGTCTCTTCATCGACGGTGACCCCGGCGATAGGCCCTGTTTTATGCGGCGGCTTGCCGAGCAGCCTGCCGGCTATCTTGAACTGGGATAATGTCACGCCCTCCCGCAGGTTGAATGCCTGCCGCAGGTTCTCGATGCGCTCCCCGGTGGTCACCATTTCCTCGGTGGTCATATCCCAGCCGGTGACCGGGCACAAAAACTCGGCGATGACATCGGCGTGGGGCAAAGCGGAATTAACGAAAAGGCACATGCCGGAGCACATCAAAGAGTGCTGGAAATTGCTGCCCCGCTTGTGCGCCTCCGCCCGGCCCGTATAAAGCTGCCGGTTGATTTCCGGCAGTAGCCCCTTGTTGTGGTGCTCTTCCGAGCCCTGGGTATGCCGCGCCGGCGTGGCGTTGGTGAGATAGGTGGTGGCCATGGCGGAGGTGGCGATGGGGTTATGGCCCGGCACTTCCTGCCCGTGGACGTGCATGGCGTATTCGGCGGCCCTCCCGCCGATGCGCCGCGCCGCCGCCTGCACGCCGTCCGCCAGGATATCCCCGAAGCCCTCCCGCCTGCCCATCTGCTCCGTCATCGCCACCAGGCCCCGGTGGTTCCCCCAGGTAAGGTCGATGCCGCCGGTATCCTGCCGGCTGATAAGCCCTTTTTCGTAACATTCCATGGCGAAGGCGATAACCGCCCCGGCGGAGATGGTGTCTATGCCCAGCCGGTTGCAGATATCATTGGCTTTAATAATGGAGTCGATATTATGGTTCAGGCAGTTGCTGCCGAGCATGACGATGGTCTCATATTCCGGGCGGTAGGAGCCGGCGGCGTACTCGTATTCGCCGGCACCGGCTTTCATCACGGCCTCGCAGCCTACCGGGCACTGGTAGCAGGCGATACGCTTTTCGCTGCGCGCCGCCACCGCCTCGGCGCCGATGTCCCCGGCCTCCGGAAAATCGGTAATCGCCGCCCCGCCCCAGTTCTTCACCGGCGAATCGCCGGCCTCGATGCTGGAAACGGTGGTGAAGGTGGTGCCGTACTTGCGCAGGATATCCACGTGACCGCCCACCTGCGCCATGTACCTGGTCCTTAGTTCTTTCAGGCCCTGCTCGTCGGCGATGGGCACCTTCATTTTGCCCTTGACCGCGACGGCTTTAAGGCGCTTCGACCCCATGACCGCCCCCAGCCCCGAGCGCGCCGCCACGCTGCCCCGCGTGTGGACGATGCCGGCGATGAGCGATAGCTTTTCCCCGCCCGGCCCGATACAGGCTATCGCCGTGTCCTGGCCCAGCTCCGCTTTCAGTATTGCTTCCGTCTCGTAGGTGTCTTTGCCCCAGAGGTGCCCGGCGTCCCTCAGTTCCGCTTTCCCGTTATCTATATAGAGATAGACCGGCCCGGGCGCGATGCCGGTGAAAAACACATCGTCGTACCCGGAGAATTTCAGATAAGCCCCGAAGTAGCCGCCGGAGTTGGCGTCGCCCCAGCCGCCCGTCAGCGGAGACTTGCCCACCACGGTGAAGCGCGTGCCGGAGATGGCCCGGGTGCCGGTCAGCGGCCCGGTGGTAAATCCCAGGATATTGTCCGGGCCGAGAGCGTCCGCCCCGGCTTTCATCCGGTTGAACAGCAGCCGCACGCCGATGCCGTAGCCCCCGAGGTACTGCCGCGCCAGCGTTTCATCCAGCGGCTCATCCTTTAGCGTGCCGCCGGTCAAATCAACCCACAGTATTTTGCCCAGGTATCCTCCGGCCATGATTGCCTCCGGTAAGCCGTTATTTTCTCTCGCCTGAAACCCGAGAGGGTGGCTATCCAGTCATTATACAATATTGCCCGGAATTAGATAATCCGTACCTGTGCGTGTCCGGCTAACAAAAGATGATGTTGCTTATATTATTGTCAAAGACCGACCCAATCATATATAGTTAAGGTAATACCCTGTTTGTCGTACTTTATGAAAAAACTCAGGCTCAGCCCTTATATCTGGAGTACCGCCGTCATGGCGCTGTCCCTAGCGCTGGCGCTCTGGGTGGCGAGCTTTATCAAGCCGTCCTTCGTTTCCGGCGATATCCCCTACCAGAGCAGCTCGCTCTGGGTGATTCTGGTCTATTTCTTCGCGGCGATAGTGGTTATCGCCGTTATCTTCTTTTTCATACCGCTGGATAAACTCAAGTATGTTTTCCGCATCGTCTTCGCCGTGATGTTCGGCTGGGGCATATTTATCGTCACTTTCTTTAAGATACCCACCCCCGCCGCCTATGCCCTGGCCGGCGTGGCCGCGCTTATCTGGCTGTTCTGGGCCAGGATATGGCTGCACGACCTGCTTCTGCTCGTCGCGCTGGCCGCCGCCGCCGCTATCTTCGGCTACCTTTTCTCCCCGCTCACCTTCATGATTTTCATGCTGGTGGTCTCCGTTTACGATATCCTGGCGGTGCGCTTCGGCCTCATGGTCTGGATGGCGGACAAGCTTTCCGATACCACCTCCCTGCCGGCTTTTATCTTCCCCAAGAACCCCGGCGACGTGGCGCTCAAGCTCAAGGTGGTGCAGTTCAACGAGCTCCGCAAGGAGGAGGCCGCCAAGCGGGAGTACGTTATCCTGGGAGGCGGTGACATCGGCTTCCCTTTAATGATGGCGGTGTCCGTTAACTTTAAATACGGCCTGGCCGGCGGCATACTGGTGGGCGCGCTGGCGACTTTAGGGCTGATGGGCGCTTTCCTGATTCAAAAACTCTGGCTCAAAGGCAAACCCATGCCGGCGCTGCCCCCGGTCACTTTTATGTCCCTGGTCGGCTATCTCATCGTATTTTTCTTCCTGAAGTAGCCGCGCCGCCGTCATGCTCCCCTTATCCCCCCGGATTACCTCTCATGCGGGAACACTAATCTTATACGTGCCGCCCGGTATGTTTTAAGGTACAATATGCTCATGGAAGAAGCCATTTATTATCACAAGACCGTCCCCTTCCGCGCCGGACCGCGGGGACTGCTTTTCCGCACCTCCCAGGAGCTTTTCAGCAGCCATGATATCGATATCGGGACAAAATTCCTGCTGCGCACCATCATGGAGGGCGGTTACGGCGACTTTAGAAATATTCTGGATATGGGCTGCGGCTATGGCCCCCTGGGGCTGGCGCTTAAAAGCCTTTACCCGGACAGCGCCGCCCACCTGGTGGACCGGGACGCTTTAGCGGTGGCGTATGCCCGGCAAAACGCTGCCCTGAACAAATTGGACGGCGTGGAGATTTACGGCTCCCTCGGCTACGACGATGTTGCCCGCCGGGACTTCGACCTTGTTGTTGCCAATATCCCCGGTAAAGCCGGGGAAAACGTTATCGCTTACCTGCTGCGGGAAGCGCCGTATTTTCTAAAGCCCGGCGGCCTGGCGGCGGCGGTGGTGGTCGCCCCGCTGGCCGAGCTGGTGGACAAAACCCTCGCCGAAACCCCCGGCGCTGAAATTATCCTTAAACGCGACCGCCCCGGCCACGCCGTCTTTCACTACCGCTTCAGCGGTGAAAATGCCCCGCCCCCGCCCTCCCTTACCGCTTTCGAGCGCGGTATTTACCATCGCCGGAAAGTGGCTATCCGGCTGGGCGATATGGACTGTACCGTGCAGACCGCCCACGGCCTGCCGGAGTTCGACTCTTTAAGCTACGCCAGTGAGATGCTGGTGAAAACCTTGCCTGACTTGCCGGGCCGGGACGGCCGCCGCGCGGTGGTCTTCAACCCCGGCCAGGGGCATGTAGCCCTGGCTTTATGGCGCCTCCTCCACCCCCGGACTATTTCTTTGGTCGACCGCGACCTGCTGGCGCTGCGCTATTCGCGGCTTAACCTGGTCGCTAACGGCTGCCCGCCGGAAAATATTTTTATCAGGCACCAGGCGGGAATCGGTCTTGATGCCGCAGAAACCCCCGACCTTTTTCTGGGGGTGTTGCGGGAGGCGGAAGGCAGGGACGCTATCACTCAAGACCTCGATCATATGGCGGCGCGGCTTAGGCCGGGCGGACTGATAGTGCTGGCCGCCGGCTCCACGGCCGTCACCCGCCTGGTATCTTATGCAGCCTCGCGGCCGGACCTCCGCGTCAGGGCGCGGGAGCGGCGGCGGGGCTTTAGCCTGCTGGTACTGGAGAAAACTTAGCCGGATATTGACAATCCCTGTCCATCGGTTCATACTATGGTATGATTCTGGTATGAAGGGGTAAGTGCTATGCCCAGGACCGCCAAGATTGCCATCAGCCTGCCGGAGGACGTGCTGGCCGCCGCGGAAAAAGAAAGGAAAGGCAGCGGTGAAAGCCGCAGCCAGCTTTTCCGCCGCGCTTTAGAGCTGCTTTTGCGCCAGCGTAAAGAGCGTGAGATGAGCGAGCAGTATATCCGCGCTTACCGGCAGCTGCCGGAAACGGATGAGGAAATTGCGGCCGCCCG containing:
- a CDS encoding ABC transporter substrate-binding protein, coding for MKRLIFLTLAVILIFGLVLVGCKKAETTTSKPPTTTTPAVTTTPAPTDARLPNLGSLAKPDGGKAGGRLQLQATGNIANIGDPMVSAGPADAAFSFLVVEPLVIVGADGNLKPWLAEEIIIADDGSSITLKLRQGISFTDGTPFNADAAKYNLDTGINSTMWPNMLSVQDCVIIDNYTIKLNFKDGKWDWGAAKSLASFWSVMMFSPTALQNQTSDWKMTHVIGTGPFKLTEFVRDQKLVYDRNDDYWRGKPYLDGVDYNIIPDATVALLAYKSGQLDTIGVQAQDAEGLINDGFDIVTSTDMVFNMCLIPSSKNSDSLLADVNIRRAVEHSINKQALVDAFTYGYGEATNQEFCIPPYMDPTCVGYPYDIQAAKDLLTAAGHPQGIEITLWIVDSMPMDVPTALQDMMKDANITLNVEKVSVIQFIEMIGGGGTGWDGYVYSYGFPGTTVDAASTLINGPFNGNTTWISCVQPDDLQLLSQQAAQETDSATRTAMYQELSRRMTDDYCMWTFMYYTPGISTVAPYLKGHTIGKYTEFFAYTFAWLDK
- a CDS encoding MoaD/ThiS family protein is translated as MFKCIIPMYGLPREITELREAEVELSDGAGMAEVVAALKKKVPSLEGPVIRRGENRLAELYKFNINGRFYFDGQDFMLREGDRIALLVPMTGG
- a CDS encoding class I SAM-dependent methyltransferase, producing the protein MYNPEYTRTFYNAYGPAEWARLEATAYGRLQAVIHEDFIRRYLKHGDRVLDAGSGPGRFSILAARAGARVTALDISDKQLEIAGQKIAESGQTAGIERCVRADICDLSLFPDGRFDMVICFGAVLTYVCEKRRQAAAELVRVTRPGGVILVGVGSKLGAVQGVAQQPDLVTLKEPDKPTDHGPALWDVLASGDLSGFPSRAAGMMHAPMHLFTAAELQALFTGCEILETAGSNVALREYAPSNERVAADPAAWAAVVELEKKINHDPGLVNCGSHIIMAVRKKP
- a CDS encoding GIY-YIG nuclease family protein; the encoded protein is MNNYYVYILANKRNGTLYVGVTNDLLRRIYEHKNDFVKGFSSKYGVHNLVYYEQCDNHDAALAREKQIKEWQRKWKLELIEKANPLWQDLYDRLITGE
- a CDS encoding ABC transporter ATP-binding protein, whose product is MMRGGPGGGGGRPGDRFDADEALGKVYDSRVIGKLPRYLRPVKGWIAIGASGMLVRTLAMLAAPYLVGIGTDHIIAGDMHGTLIIVLYFLLTAFLTWGGQYLENAYLAYAGQSIIYRMRTEMFDHLLRLSLSFFDRSKVGKLMSRVQNDVSQIQELVTQGILTLLTSVLTLVGIAAIMMAMDWRLALYTLTVIPVMIIMTAIWQKYARQAFIQVRQKIAIVNSQLQEDMAGVRVIQSLSREEENMEQFDQVNRAHLDANVTAVKLEALIMPMVQISTGVSFAVVIIAGGLLALDGGMSIGVLTSFLLYVQRFFDPVLELSMQYTELQRAMASGARIFELLDVVPEIRDKPDAVELPPVKGEIKFQNITFAYEKDKDVLHDISLTVKPGESVAIVGQTGSGKSSLVSLAARFYETTRGSVTVDGYDVRDVTQQSLRRQIGIVPQDPILFSGSIEENIKFGRLEADHQQVMDVSKMVGAHGFISRLDKGYDTLVGQRGVNLSAGQRQLICMARAILADPRILILDEATSNIDTNTERIMQRALRKLTRGRTTLTIAHRLSTVTESDRIIVLSQGKIAEEGSHQELLAKQGLYYKMYQTLSSPDMTG
- a CDS encoding ABC transporter ATP-binding protein, producing the protein MKVIVRLLTFVRGYWYILGLAFLCIVLQTGLGLAIPRLLGDGIDSVLRNGARSYIWIIAGAIIGVSIVRGASGYGQRFLIEFVAQKATYAMRNALYERIQRLSFAFHDQSQTGQLMSRATVDIEAVRMFVSMGLLGLVQVVLMVLVVAYLLLIIDWQLALFTLAFVLPVGWLAISFGRNIRPIWLKVQAVMGTMGTTLEESLAGIGVVKAFSHEKEDNRQFAKQATVLSDEQVHAAKLMAVNAPTMGLLFTIPTAIILWYGGQQVINGSMSIGQVTQFILYIGMLAMPIRRLGMIVNLYSRTISAGQRILEILDTRSEVTEKPHAIQLGRLKGQVSFQDVSFSYNTMSAALKHVSFEVQPGQLVALLGRSGSGKSTIANLLARFYDVTDGKILVDGVDVRDVTLTSLRKNVVAAQQDVFLFSATIKDNIAYGAVNAKMDEIITVAKAANLHQFIQALPEGYDTWVGERGDTLSGGEKQRLSIARTLLVNPSILILDDSTASVDAATEKLIRQALDQLIKNRTTFIITHRLPIIRNADVILMLQDGELAEKGTHDELMARGGIYQKLYESQLSLNKDIIDEAAEEMP
- a CDS encoding aldehyde ferredoxin oxidoreductase family protein — its product is MAGGYLGKILWVDLTGGTLKDEPLDETLARQYLGGYGIGVRLLFNRMKAGADALGPDNILGFTTGPLTGTRAISGTRFTVVGKSPLTGGWGDANSGGYFGAYLKFSGYDDVFFTGIAPGPVYLYIDNGKAELRDAGHLWGKDTYETEAILKAELGQDTAIACIGPGGEKLSLIAGIVHTRGSVAARSGLGAVMGSKRLKAVAVKGKMKVPIADEQGLKELRTRYMAQVGGHVDILRKYGTTFTTVSSIEAGDSPVKNWGGAAITDFPEAGDIGAEAVAARSEKRIACYQCPVGCEAVMKAGAGEYEYAAGSYRPEYETIVMLGSNCLNHNIDSIIKANDICNRLGIDTISAGAVIAFAMECYEKGLISRQDTGGIDLTWGNHRGLVAMTEQMGRREGFGDILADGVQAAARRIGGRAAEYAMHVHGQEVPGHNPIATSAMATTYLTNATPARHTQGSEEHHNKGLLPEINRQLYTGRAEAHKRGSNFQHSLMCSGMCLFVNSALPHADVIAEFLCPVTGWDMTTEEMVTTGERIENLRQAFNLREGVTLSQFKIAGRLLGKPPHKTGPIAGVTVDEETMIKEYFTAMDWDAKTGRPGRKRLGELGLRDVADALKL
- a CDS encoding presenilin family intramembrane aspartyl protease; this encodes MKKLRLSPYIWSTAVMALSLALALWVASFIKPSFVSGDIPYQSSSLWVILVYFFAAIVVIAVIFFFIPLDKLKYVFRIVFAVMFGWGIFIVTFFKIPTPAAYALAGVAALIWLFWARIWLHDLLLLVALAAAAAIFGYLFSPLTFMIFMLVVSVYDILAVRFGLMVWMADKLSDTTSLPAFIFPKNPGDVALKLKVVQFNELRKEEAAKREYVILGGGDIGFPLMMAVSVNFKYGLAGGILVGALATLGLMGAFLIQKLWLKGKPMPALPPVTFMSLVGYLIVFFFLK